In one window of Leifsonia sp. NPDC080035 DNA:
- a CDS encoding amino acid ABC transporter permease — translation MSQGTPAGPATGSVPSPAGAPPSEPIKAIKLRHPWRIFFAVVLILLLVWFVVDAAQRDAYGWQYVGKYVFDKRISAAALVTLQLTVYSMIIGVILGLILAVMRLSPNPVVKSIAWLYLWVFRGTPVYVQLVFWGLFSLIYPHLFLGVPWTNLGVNLDLGFMQNAFIIAVIGLALNEAAYMAEIVRAGLLSVDSGQEEAATALGMSWWQTMTRIVIPQAMRVIIPPTGNEVISMLKTTSLVAAIPLTTDLYGVARDISAVTYTPIPLLIVASLWYLLFTSLLMIGQYFLEKRFSRGVNARRPDKQEPALATGALPAAGAPDGNDLGGKG, via the coding sequence ATGTCGCAGGGCACCCCTGCCGGACCGGCGACGGGTTCCGTCCCGTCGCCGGCCGGCGCCCCGCCGTCCGAGCCGATCAAGGCGATCAAGCTCAGGCACCCCTGGCGGATCTTCTTCGCCGTCGTGCTGATCCTGCTCCTGGTGTGGTTCGTCGTGGACGCCGCCCAGCGCGATGCCTACGGCTGGCAGTACGTGGGCAAGTACGTGTTCGACAAGCGGATCAGCGCCGCCGCGCTCGTGACGCTCCAGCTGACGGTCTACTCGATGATCATCGGCGTCATCCTCGGCCTGATCCTCGCGGTCATGCGGCTCTCGCCGAATCCGGTGGTGAAGTCGATCGCCTGGCTGTACCTCTGGGTCTTCCGCGGGACGCCTGTCTACGTGCAGCTGGTCTTCTGGGGCCTGTTCTCGCTGATCTACCCGCACCTCTTCCTCGGCGTGCCATGGACGAACCTGGGCGTGAACCTCGACCTGGGCTTCATGCAGAACGCGTTCATCATCGCGGTCATCGGCCTCGCGCTCAACGAGGCGGCGTACATGGCGGAGATCGTGCGCGCCGGCCTGCTCTCGGTCGACAGCGGCCAGGAGGAGGCGGCGACCGCGCTCGGCATGTCCTGGTGGCAGACGATGACCAGGATCGTGATCCCGCAGGCGATGCGGGTCATCATCCCGCCGACCGGCAACGAGGTCATCTCGATGCTGAAGACGACGTCGCTGGTGGCGGCGATCCCGCTGACCACCGACCTGTACGGCGTCGCGCGCGACATCTCGGCCGTGACCTACACGCCCATCCCGCTGCTGATCGTTGCATCGCTCTGGTATCTGCTGTTCACGTCGCTCCTGATGATCGGGCAGTACTTCCTGGAGAAGCGGTTCTCGCGCGGCGTGAACGCGCGGCGACCCGACAAGCAGGAGCCGGCGCTCGCCACCGGTGCGCTGCCCGCCGCCGGGGCTCCCGACGGCAACGACCTGGGAGGCAAGGGATGA
- a CDS encoding ABC transporter substrate-binding protein gives MRIRIAAPAVALAAVAALALTGCVDNSTPSGGSTTNAASSVKKDDTLANQLPDKIKSAGSLTVGMDNTYPPNEYKDDNGQPVGWEVDFTNAIAAKLGLKVNYAIAKFDNIIPSVTGGKDDFGMSSFTDTTEREQQVDFVNYYNAGILWASAKGKTVDPDNACGLKVAVQSTTYEDTDEVPAKSKKCTDEGKQPIQALRYDNQDDATNAVILGKADALSADSPVTLYAISKSNGKLQEAGKTFDEAPYGIPVAKNSKLTPVLQKAIQALIDDGTYKKILDKWGVADGAVTTAEINAASKG, from the coding sequence ATGCGCATCCGAATTGCGGCCCCTGCGGTCGCTCTCGCCGCCGTCGCCGCGCTCGCGCTGACCGGTTGTGTCGACAACTCCACGCCCTCCGGCGGTTCAACGACGAACGCCGCGTCCAGTGTGAAGAAGGACGACACTCTCGCCAATCAGCTGCCCGACAAGATCAAGTCCGCCGGAAGCCTCACCGTCGGCATGGACAACACGTACCCGCCGAACGAGTACAAGGACGACAACGGCCAGCCCGTCGGCTGGGAGGTCGACTTCACCAACGCCATCGCCGCGAAGCTGGGGCTGAAGGTGAACTACGCGATCGCGAAGTTCGACAACATCATCCCGAGCGTCACCGGAGGCAAGGACGACTTCGGCATGTCCTCGTTCACGGACACAACCGAGCGCGAGCAGCAGGTCGACTTCGTCAACTACTACAACGCCGGCATCCTCTGGGCCTCCGCCAAGGGCAAGACCGTCGACCCCGACAACGCCTGCGGCCTGAAGGTAGCCGTGCAGTCGACGACGTACGAGGACACCGACGAGGTCCCCGCCAAGTCGAAGAAGTGCACGGACGAAGGCAAGCAGCCGATCCAAGCGCTCCGCTACGACAACCAGGACGACGCGACCAACGCCGTCATCCTGGGCAAGGCCGACGCGCTCAGCGCGGACTCGCCGGTGACGCTGTACGCGATCTCCAAGTCCAACGGCAAGCTCCAGGAGGCAGGAAAGACCTTCGACGAGGCGCCGTACGGCATCCCGGTCGCGAAGAACTCGAAGCTCACCCCGGTGCTGCAGAAGGCCATCCAGGCGCTGATCGACGACGGCACCTACAAGAAGATCCTCGACAAGTGGGGCGTCGCCGACGGCGCCGTGACCACCGCCGAGATCAACGCCGCCTCGAAGGGCTGA
- a CDS encoding GNAT family N-acetyltransferase: MTQSQPGLASTARVVVTRPDDPLAAPLVEELSREYDQRYGLNDGIPSSVELSRYPAERFTAEQGGTFLLLVDADGQPVAGGAFMREGDGVVEVKRVWTHSGFRRQGLARRVMTELEAEAARRGVHTVVLTTGARQPEAVGLYLSLGYTPLFDLDGDWEEVSYLGFRKSL; encoded by the coding sequence GTGACCCAATCGCAACCCGGCCTCGCCAGCACCGCGCGTGTCGTCGTGACGCGCCCGGACGACCCGCTCGCCGCGCCCCTCGTCGAGGAGCTGTCGCGGGAGTACGACCAGCGCTACGGACTGAACGACGGCATCCCCTCCTCCGTCGAGCTGTCCCGCTACCCGGCTGAGCGTTTCACCGCCGAGCAGGGCGGCACGTTCCTGCTGCTGGTGGACGCCGACGGGCAGCCGGTCGCCGGCGGCGCGTTCATGCGCGAGGGCGACGGCGTCGTCGAGGTGAAGCGGGTGTGGACGCACTCCGGCTTCCGCCGCCAGGGCCTCGCCCGCCGCGTGATGACCGAGCTCGAGGCGGAGGCGGCCCGTCGGGGCGTGCACACCGTCGTCCTCACGACCGGCGCGCGTCAGCCCGAGGCCGTCGGCCTGTACCTCTCCCTCGGCTACACCCCGCTGTTCGACCTCGACGGCGACTGGGAAGAGGTCTCCTACCTCGGCTTCCGCAAGTCCCTCTGA